AACCcttacttttaattttttttgctataATACTGGAAGATCTAGTAAACAGCCAAAAATCGGCACTGAAAAGCAATCAGACATGACGGAGTAAGTTATTTTAAGTTTTCGTAGataaaattcattttaatttacaTATGTTCAATCAATTTTATGTTAATGTTCAATCATTTTTAATTTGATGTTCATTTTCGTTGCGTAATGATTTTACCAAACCCTAACTATTGGTTTTTTGGTCACAGAACTGGAAAATACAAAATTGAGAATGAAATTGAAACTGAAAAGCAAATAGACACAGTCCAGTAagtaatttttatgtttttgaatatCTATTATTTCTATTTAATTTACGAATGTGCCGTTTTAGACATTTGATacaatacaaaaatacaaaataatgaTAAATTGTTCATATGCATAAAGATTTAAGAATAATATTATTGATGATTAAAATTTGGATTGGGAATGTCAATTATTTcaaatattattataataatataaatgtgaTGAACTTTTGTTGAGTTTTTCTATCCTTATGTTAGATGTTCATTTTATATGTGTAAAATGTTCATATTTTTTAAGCTAGATATTCATTTTGGTCTACTGAGTTTTGTTTAGAAATGTTGAATTATTTCcaatattatatgcataatcCAATAATTTGAACCTTGGTTCATTCCtctgtaaaataaattaagtcgAGAACTCATGATAACTATCTTATGCAAAATGTTCAATTGATTATTGCAAaatattcaatttctttttgaaaaatgttCATATTTTCCAAACTGGATATCCTTTTTGGTCTACCGAGTTTTCTTTAGGAATACTGAATTATTTCGAATGTTATATATATAATCAAAATGATTTGAACATTTGTTCATTCCTATGTCCAAAAAACTAAATCCAGAACTCATGATAATTGTCTGTCTGCAAAATGTTCAATATGTTTTGATAaatattcattttctttttataaaatgttcattttttatCTGGAATATATTTTGTTACTGAGTTTCGTTTTGGAATATATtatgaattatttcaaatatTATATTCATAATCGAAATGTTCTTTGTACTTATATTCAATTTTTCTATCGTTAAATTTTAACTCTACTCATGTGCGAAAAGTGTTCAATTTGTTTTGGTATAATATTCAATTCCTTTTTATAAAATGTTCGTTTCTTTCAAACTGTTTATTCTGATATACGAAGTTTGGTTTAGAAatgttcaattatttcaagtgctatattcataatttcaatgtTTGAACTTTTGTTCATTTCTTCTGTCCTTTTTAATATTAAGACTCGAACTCATGATAACTGTTTTTATgttaaatgttcattttgttttcataaaatattcatTTCTTCAAACTGTATTTTGCTCTGGACACTCATTAGTTATACATTTATAAAATCTAGTGAACAACCAAAAAGGTTAGTACTCAAAATTAAGCGAAGACCAACTAAATCCCAGCCAGAGGTTCAGAAACTATTAAGGTATaagataatatcaatttttttatttgatttgaatgatttttaatattatataaTATAATGTGTCCATTAACatcatattaataaaaaatacagTGAAGGAGATGGGAAGGCATCTTCAACTTCTGAGACAGAAGTTCAAAAACCATTGAGgtataatataatgtcaaaTTTTAGCTTTGTTGAatgatttttattaattttatataaaatGACTTGTACGTTTACACCTTACTATTCAAATTACAGTGAAGGAGAGAAATCTTCATCAAAATCCTAGCCAGAAGTTCAAAAAACATCAAGGTATAAAGTAATATGAATTTTCAATTTAGTTGAatcgtttttaattttatataaaaTAGCATGTATATTAACAATATATTATTCAAATAACAGTGAAGTAGATCAGGAAGGTCCTTCAAAATCTTTGGTACAAAGAAAGAGTCCTACAAAAAATAGGTACAATTTTAAACCTACattgatttttaaagctttggTATGttggttctttctttttatattatttgaactttttgaaattttaaataaataaaataatcatatgcctctatattcaaaataaattcatttttggttctttcttttggaATTATATATTCTTTGTTTCATATTCTTATTCTTTCTTATTGAAAATTTTAACATCctttgttttttgtttgtttgaatacGTATGTAGATGTTCATAGTCTTACTTCTATATGTTCATTCCAGTTGAgtgattttaaattttaacaTCATACTAAAatcatataaaataaaatgtctATTAACATCATATTATCAAAATATTCAACACAATCACAAAgtgaaacaaaaaataagtttgGTATTTGTTTTTGTATTAATTTTGCTTTCTTGTTTACAATTCATTTTCTAGCTTCTGCATATTTGTTCATTCTTTTGGAattgtttgttctttattttttatggttattctttattattgaacaactctttctttcttgtttatttgtaagtttatatttaaatgATATTGTTCATACATTTTCATATATATGATCATACTTTTTTTGCTTAATTTATTGAATTTCTTTGTTCTTTGTTTATTAGGGGCAACATTTTAGTGAAACAACTTTTAGCAAAGAGCATCAAGcagaacaacaaaaaaaaggtTGCAGAAAGGGTAGCTGCAGCTGCTGCAAAGGCCACCAAAGAAGCTGAGGAAAGGATAGCTACAACTGCCGTAGCAAATCAAATACAAGCTGAGAAAAGAGCATCTGCAGCTGAAGTAGAAACCAAAAGAGCAGATGAGGAAAAGGCATCTGCAGCTGATGCAGAAGCCCGAAGACAGGCTGAGGAAAAGGCATCTGCAGCTGATGCAGAAGCCCGAAGAGAGACTAAGGAAAAGGCATCTGCAGCTGATGCAGAAGCCCGAAGAGAAACTAAGGAAAAAGCATCTGCAGCGGCTGCAGAAGCCCGAAGAGAAGCTGAGCAGAAAGAAGCTGAAAACAAGAGGATGGAGGTTaacaagaaaaaggaagaagaagataaagctgagaaaagaaagaaagaatatGAAGCTAAATTAAGGCAAACTATGGCTCAGAAAAACAAAGAGTTGGTAGAGGAAGCAACAAGGAAAGAAGCTGagagaaataaaaaagaaaatgatgATGCCACAAAAGCAATTACCAAAGTGGTTGAAAATGTAAATGCTTCCGAGAGTGAAGGTCAAACCAATAGTGGTAATGGCACAAAAAGAGGAAGGAAGACAACAGCTAGCAAGAAGAAGACCCTTCAAAATATAACTATCGATGAAGCACTACAAAAGAAGTTGCACAACATATCAGATTCATACAAACCGAAAAGAAATACAAGATCAATGGTGACAGTGCAAGAAAATGTTTACGCTGAAATTGTTAGCAAAGAAGAATTTGAAGGCAAAGGTAACTATTTACATTGTTCAATCTTatttcaataaatgttcaaatatttTATTATGTAAGTTGTACTTAGTATTTGTTATTAATGTAGATGTTTCTGAAGTTACTTCAAAAGTAACAAATACTCCAAGGAAAAGGAAAGGGGCTGAGAAAGAAGATGAGGATGAGCCTGTTGATGTTGAGATgataaaaacaaaaaagcaAAAAGGTACAcatatatacaaaaaaaaaaagttaaacaaTGATCTAAGATATTTGATAAAATGTTAATATATCAAATACATTGTAATCTTTTTTACAGGAGTTGAGAAAAAAACATCTGTTAAGTGAAGAATTCTTCCTCCTAGGACTGGAATGAAAAGAAACAAGAAAAATGATATTGAAGAAGTGAGAGATAAACAGAAAACAGGTTTTACATTTAACATTGTTCAAAGTTTTTTCAAGGAATGTTCATTTTGTTATCATCAAATGTTATTTTTGTTTGATAAAAATTCTTTCAGTTTTTATCTCATATAGTTATTCAAGGTTTTTGGTtatatgttcaaagtttttctCCATCATGTTCAAAAATTTTCTATATTATGTTCAAAGTTTTCTCCATTATGTTCGAAGTTTTTTATcatatgttcaaagtttttagACATATGTTGAAAAATCTTTACAATTATTCAAAGTTTTTTGGTCATATGTtcaaatatttttactattttgTTCTATTCACAGGACATGCAAAAGTCACTGTTCAagggaaaagaaaaatgaaagctagtttgaaaaaaaaaaaggaacaagAAGAAGAGGAATTAGAGGGAGATGaggaagaggaggaagaagaggaggaagaagaggaggaagaggaaaatgaggaagaagaggaagaagaggaagaagacgaggaatgggaagaagaagaagtgaaagaacaaaaaaaagatGAATAAAGGTATATTTAGTGTACTAAAATGTTAAACGTTGTATTACATATTTATCAAAGCTTCTTAATTGTATGTTCTTCTCTAACAGAGCAAAAATTACCAGTGAAAGATAGGTTTCTTATGTTCGAAAAACAAAGACAAAAAATAGGTAAGActaaattttatttcttttccataaaattcaaaattctagGATTGTTGTTAAAACTTACTTATATGTGTTCCTTTTCCAGCATCAAAAAGAACAACACCAAAAACAAACCTACCTGctgaaaagaaaaggaagaggAAAATAACCGATGAGGATTATGAAGTGAAGGAAGAGAATGAAAATGATGATATTCAGAATTTAGAAAAcggtaaaaataaaaatacttgaATGTGTGTatgtaatttattttcattcttATTATTCCTgcattaattttttgttttgttaatcAGCTTTAATTGTGGAACGGGAGGTTTCCCCTTTGGCGATGATTACCAAAGAAGTTCCTGcaagaaagaaaggaaagaaAACAATCGCTATTTTCAAGTAGAAAGTAGAAGAAGGATAGGAAGAAAAAACTGGAGTTAGAGGAGGACATGGAAAATTCATTACTTTCATTTCCATGATGAATGAACAGAAGAAGGAGGCCGTTTGAAATATTGGTCTAGGACCATTGCTAGATTTCCAGCTACCTACTTCATCCCAACAATTTGTTACATGGCTGTGTAACAACTTTGAGGAAAACAGTCAATATCTTTATCTACCAAAGAATGAgaaaattctgatagaatttgaGGACGTCAAAAATATTTATGGCCTTCCTAGAGGTGAAGTAGACATAGTTGAGGCAAAGTCTAACAAGGCTAGTGAAGAATTTTCTGCATTCATGGCAAGGTAAATGATCTTAAGTCTATACTtatattttcaatatgttataGACTTCAAAAATCCAACTGCATTATGCATGTATTATAAATGTTCTTTCTCTTAAAGTTTTTTGTTCAATTGTGTATAGCTTAATATACATTATCAGAATTTGAAAGTTTCTCATACAATTATTATGAGAAAAAGTTCTTTGTGTTTATCTCATACAATTATTCAAAGTTTTTCTTCactatgttcaaagtttttatcAATTATGTTCAAAAAATTTCACCATATGTTCAAAGCTTTTCTCCAATATGTTCAAAGTTTTCTCCAAAATGTTCAAAGTTTTTTCCctttatgttcaaagtttttagtCATATGTTCAAAATTCTCTACAATTATTCAAAGTTTTTGGTTAAATGTTCAAATTTTTTCTCCATTATCTTCAaagatttttatttattcaactTGTGTGTTCCTGATATTCATTTGTTTTATACTATTTGTTCttaatttatattatattattcatatttctatgttgtttgttctttttctatAACCCTGATTCATATTACTATGTTGTTTGTTCTTTATCTATAACAGTTGGAAAAAGATCTTTATAGATATAAAGTGGAATCCTCTTGGGAATAAGGTCCCGTCAGTTCAGAGAATTTTGAAGTACTACAGTCGAGAAGACCAAATTGAGGCTGGAGCGGATGCAAATTTCATTACAAGCTTCTTGGTGGTCACTGTCAACACGTTGATCAAGAGCACATTGTCAAACCAAGCATACTACAAATTTTTGTTCTCAATGATGAATTATGAGCAGATCAGGAACTTGAATTGGTGCAAGTATGTGTGGGAAGCActgcttgaaggaaataatgcccttggtctaagtatgcattcaatgttaagtctaataaatgcggttcagtattaattaacaagttaataattcagtgagatcaagttagctgaatgcctagctagaggccgcttcagttcaagtggaattaatgatattaatccacagcttactcttgacttaacccgtagggtcacacaaatagtacgtaaacggatcaagtatttaatggcattaaatactccatctatggatattcggaatcgacggatcttggtttcagtgggagctgagatcgtcacaagcaagaaatgaatactccggaaacgatgatattgccggaaacggaaatatggatcgtatcggaaatataaatattatccaagtcgtagatgttgccggaaacggaaacatggtacgtatcggaaaatattaatgaaaatggaaatatttccggaatcggaaatattgccggaaacggaaatattgtcagaatcggaaatattatcggaatcggaaaataattccgaaaacggaaatattaaatatttgttcgaaacggaaattaattctggaatcggaaatattaaatattgttcgtatcggaaatgaattccggaatcggaaatttaatcggaagcgtatcgtacgaattagcatcggacgaggctcgctagacgaaggcccagcacgaagccaggccgtcgcccagcaagccacacgcatcaacaacacacgccaagcctcgaccaggcccagcgcaagacaggcccagccaaggccttgggcgcgcgcgcggacaaaggcagcgggcatgggccaaggcgctgtgcgctcagcatgggccgcaaggcctgcgcgggtgtacgttgcttgtgcgatgctcgtgtgcgaatcctaaagctatcgggattcgataaaagattaaatcctaaacctattagataaagtttatttaatagagtcctagcaggattctaattaaattaattcgtatcctaataggattccagttccttttccatacctctataaataggtgcctagggtcataatttatagacacaattgaagtattctaaaggtaagattttgaagaaaaatcagtcactctcttgccccCTAATCAGccgaaaatctatactaccttaagggcgattctagttggtcaagcttaaggcggatccggacgtgctgtggactatctatggagggacggcacttggagtcctaaagacttgttcttgttcggttcgggcgcatctagggagggcacgcaacaaagtgtatgcatctaaactatgctaaatgattatgtgaaaataa
This Spinacia oleracea cultivar Varoflay chromosome 6, BTI_SOV_V1, whole genome shotgun sequence DNA region includes the following protein-coding sequences:
- the LOC130463356 gene encoding uncharacterized protein, with the protein product MDVRDEIDMNKLQNPTKSKKTGKYKIENEIETEKQIDTVHYTFIKSSEQPKRLVLKIKRRPTKSQPEVQKLLSEGDGKASSTSETEVQKPLRGNILVKQLLAKSIKQNNKKKVAERVAAAAAKATKEAEERIATTAVANQIQAEKRASAAEVETKRADEEKASAADAEARRQAEEKASAADAEARRETKEKASAADAEARRETKEKASAAAAEARREAEQKEAENKRMEKNKELVEEATRKEAERNKKENDDATKAITKVVENVNASESEGQTNSGNGTKRGRKTTASKKKTLQNITIDEALQKKLHNISDSYKPKRNTRSMVTVQENVYAEIVSKEEFEGKDVSEVTSKVTNTPRKRKGAEKEDEDEPVDVEMIKTKKQKGVEKKTSVK